One part of the Oscillatoria sp. FACHB-1407 genome encodes these proteins:
- a CDS encoding NADPH-dependent FMN reductase produces MTTAKILAFAGSARKDSLNKKLVKIAAEGARAAGAEVTSLDFRDLPLPLYDEDLEAAEGLPENALKLKALMKEHHGFLIACPEYNSSITPLLKNAIDWASRREPDEPWLACFQGKVAVLMSASPGGLGGLRGLVHVRSILGNIGVIVLPDQKAIGNAGQAFDENGNLQDESQQTEVLQLGSKLASITAKLI; encoded by the coding sequence ATGACGACTGCCAAAATTCTCGCCTTTGCCGGAAGTGCCCGTAAAGATTCCCTCAATAAGAAACTAGTAAAAATTGCGGCTGAAGGAGCCAGAGCCGCTGGTGCAGAAGTCACCTCTCTAGACTTTCGTGACCTGCCCTTGCCACTCTATGATGAGGATTTGGAGGCGGCTGAAGGCTTACCAGAGAACGCTCTCAAACTCAAAGCGTTGATGAAAGAACATCATGGGTTTCTGATTGCTTGCCCAGAATATAACAGTTCAATCACTCCATTGCTCAAGAATGCGATTGATTGGGCATCGCGTCGTGAACCGGACGAACCCTGGTTGGCGTGCTTTCAAGGAAAGGTTGCAGTGCTGATGAGTGCTTCTCCAGGTGGGTTAGGCGGGTTGCGAGGGTTGGTTCACGTCCGTTCCATTCTGGGCAATATTGGTGTTATCGTGCTGCCAGATCAGAAGGCGATCGGTAATGCGGGTCAAGCCTTTGATGAAAACGGTAATTTGCAGGATGAATCACAACAGACTGAGGTTTTGCAACTGGGCAGCAAACTTGCATCGATAACCGCCAAATTAATTTGA
- a CDS encoding biotin transporter BioY, whose protein sequence is MVSPTELLWALIGLILTIGGTFLEAFITNPPWSWGNQGLQAQSLGVTYQIGAVLLVGCMGGKTAAAIAQVAYLLLGLTWFNVFTQGGGVDYIHRPSFGYLLGFIPGAWVCGMVAFRVPPRLESLAFSCLCGLLSVHLVGIVYLVLGYNGGWLNAPNLTLWQAIATYSLNPLPGQLAIACAVTVISFALRHLMFY, encoded by the coding sequence ATGGTTTCTCCCACTGAATTACTGTGGGCTTTAATCGGCTTAATCCTGACGATTGGTGGCACCTTTTTGGAGGCGTTTATCACCAATCCACCCTGGAGTTGGGGTAATCAGGGACTCCAGGCACAGTCTCTGGGCGTCACTTACCAGATTGGGGCAGTCTTGCTGGTGGGGTGTATGGGTGGCAAAACGGCAGCTGCCATTGCCCAAGTAGCCTACCTGCTGTTAGGGTTAACCTGGTTTAATGTGTTTACCCAGGGGGGTGGAGTTGATTACATTCATCGCCCCAGCTTCGGTTATCTGTTGGGGTTTATTCCCGGTGCCTGGGTCTGTGGTATGGTCGCCTTTCGAGTGCCCCCTCGTTTGGAGTCACTGGCTTTTAGTTGCCTGTGTGGGTTGCTGTCGGTTCATCTGGTCGGGATTGTTTACCTCGTGCTGGGCTATAACGGGGGGTGGCTTAACGCTCCTAATCTGACGCTATGGCAAGCGATCGCCACTTATTCTTTGAACCCGTTGCCAGGACAGTTGGCGATCGCCTGTGCCGTCACAGTTATTTCCTTCGCCCTGCGCCATCTCA
- the groL gene encoding chaperonin GroEL (60 kDa chaperone family; promotes refolding of misfolded polypeptides especially under stressful conditions; forms two stacked rings of heptamers to form a barrel-shaped 14mer; ends can be capped by GroES; misfolded proteins enter the barrel where they are refolded when GroES binds), with protein sequence MSKIVVFKEESRQALERGVNALADAVRITLGPKGRNVVLEAKYGAPQIVNDGITIAKEIELEDPLENTGAQLIREVASKTKDLAGDGTTTATVLAQAMIREGLKNVAAGTNPVNLRRGIDKTIAKLVEGIQSIAKPIEGNAIAQVATVSAGSDEEIGAMIAEAMDKVGRDGVITVEESKSLATDLEVVEGMQFDRGYISPYFVTDTDRMICDLENVRILLTDKKISNIADLVPTLEKIARAGQPLLIIAEDIEGEALATLVVNRLRGVLNVVAVKAPSFGERRKAVLQDIAVLTGGQLISEEIGLSLDMVSLEMLGVARKITITKDDTTIVADAPDKVALEKRVAQIRQELARTDSDYDTEKLQERLAKLTGGVAVIKVGAATETELKDRKLRIEDALNATKAAVEEGIVPGGGTTLIHLGQQLKDFKAGLTTEEQIGADIVIRALEAPLRQIAENAGVEGSVVVEKVRDLEFNVGFNALNNQYEDLIVAGIIDPAKVVRSALQDAGSVAAMVLTTEVLVVEKPEPKPAGGAPDMGGMGGMGGMGGMGMGGMGMGGMGMGGMM encoded by the coding sequence ATGTCTAAGATTGTTGTTTTTAAAGAAGAATCCCGGCAGGCACTGGAACGCGGTGTCAATGCCCTGGCTGATGCGGTGCGGATTACACTCGGACCCAAGGGGCGCAACGTTGTGCTCGAAGCCAAATATGGTGCTCCTCAAATTGTGAATGATGGCATTACGATCGCCAAAGAAATTGAGTTAGAAGATCCCCTGGAAAATACAGGGGCTCAACTCATCCGCGAAGTTGCCTCAAAAACAAAGGATTTGGCTGGGGATGGTACTACCACCGCAACGGTATTGGCTCAGGCGATGATCCGCGAAGGATTAAAAAATGTCGCCGCCGGGACGAATCCGGTGAATCTGCGACGTGGCATCGACAAGACGATCGCCAAACTCGTCGAAGGGATTCAGTCAATCGCGAAACCGATCGAAGGCAATGCGATCGCCCAGGTGGCAACCGTCTCAGCCGGCAGCGACGAAGAAATTGGAGCCATGATCGCGGAGGCAATGGATAAAGTCGGTCGCGATGGAGTTATTACGGTTGAAGAATCTAAATCCCTGGCGACAGATTTAGAAGTGGTTGAAGGAATGCAGTTTGACCGGGGTTACATCTCGCCCTATTTCGTCACCGATACCGACCGCATGATCTGCGACCTGGAAAACGTGCGGATTTTGTTGACCGACAAAAAAATTAGCAATATTGCCGACCTCGTTCCCACGTTGGAAAAAATTGCTCGTGCGGGGCAGCCATTGCTAATTATTGCGGAAGATATCGAAGGCGAAGCACTGGCGACTCTCGTAGTGAACCGTTTGCGCGGTGTACTGAATGTAGTTGCGGTTAAAGCACCCAGTTTTGGTGAACGTCGCAAAGCCGTTCTGCAAGATATTGCTGTCTTGACTGGAGGACAACTGATTTCTGAAGAAATTGGGCTTAGCCTCGACATGGTGAGTTTGGAGATGCTGGGGGTCGCCCGCAAAATCACCATCACCAAAGACGACACCACGATTGTGGCGGATGCCCCTGATAAAGTGGCATTAGAAAAGCGGGTCGCTCAGATTCGCCAGGAATTAGCCCGGACTGACTCCGACTACGACACGGAAAAGCTGCAAGAACGCTTGGCAAAGCTGACAGGTGGCGTTGCCGTGATCAAAGTAGGAGCCGCAACCGAAACTGAGCTAAAAGATCGCAAACTGCGAATTGAAGATGCTCTGAATGCGACCAAAGCTGCTGTTGAGGAGGGCATTGTTCCTGGCGGTGGCACAACGCTGATTCACCTGGGACAACAACTGAAAGACTTCAAAGCCGGACTCACAACCGAAGAGCAAATTGGTGCAGATATTGTCATCAGAGCGTTAGAAGCTCCGCTGCGTCAAATTGCTGAAAACGCTGGTGTTGAAGGTTCAGTTGTGGTTGAGAAAGTGCGGGATCTGGAGTTTAATGTGGGCTTCAACGCATTGAACAACCAATACGAAGACCTGATTGTTGCAGGGATTATCGACCCTGCTAAGGTAGTTCGTTCAGCGTTGCAGGATGCTGGCTCGGTTGCCGCTATGGTGCTCACCACTGAGGTATTGGTGGTTGAAAAACCTGAACCTAAACCCGCTGGTGGTGCGCCTGACATGGGTGGCATGGGCGGCATGGGCGGTATGGGTGGTATGGGCATGGGCGGTATGGGTATGGGTGGCATGGGTATGGGTGGAATGATGTAA
- a CDS encoding bactofilin family protein, with the protein MFGRKQTTSLTYLSATSEFQGTLNVEGNLRVDGIIHGTVEVRGDMEISQSGLVEGPELRARNLVVHGVVKARVIAEGRLTLSRSARLEGDVTANSLDIEAGAFYVGYISTNDSKTLPGTGRLPELMGGDKE; encoded by the coding sequence ATGTTTGGGCGAAAGCAAACCACTTCGTTGACCTATCTCAGTGCCACCAGTGAATTTCAAGGCACCCTCAATGTCGAAGGTAATCTGCGTGTGGATGGCATTATTCACGGAACGGTTGAAGTGCGTGGGGATATGGAGATTTCCCAGTCTGGACTAGTAGAGGGTCCAGAGTTGCGGGCACGCAATTTAGTGGTGCATGGGGTTGTTAAAGCAAGAGTGATTGCCGAAGGTCGGTTGACCCTATCTCGGAGTGCCCGCTTGGAAGGAGATGTGACGGCTAACTCGCTAGATATCGAAGCTGGAGCCTTTTATGTTGGGTACATCTCAACCAATGATTCTAAAACCTTACCGGGCACAGGGCGATTGCCAGAGCTAATGGGTGGAGATAAGGAATAG
- a CDS encoding adenylate/guanylate cyclase domain-containing protein: MPDIYYLPDEQLVQVAETETILESSLCAGIPHTHVCGGSARCSTCRVWVLEGLEHCAPRNDAEESLAKRLQFDSRIRLACQTQVCGEGRVTVRRLALDVEDIEMIDQQVNSKTKLTSIGEEKQLAVLFADLRGFTTFSEALPAYDVIYVLNRYFKRMGRVIERYGGIINNYMGDGLMALFGVDSSDRAAERAVMAGVEMQKAMQRLNAYLDSLYHRQLRIGIGIHYGNVVIGAVGASLQSQRMTAIGDAVNFASRIEAANKTLGTTLLISEETYAQVKDLVSVKQQWQVEIPGKSGEYTLYEISAIAGLLPPLNSSIFIRQKLKPRSPSSPIQTFLSRLWNSLKRLIGLH, translated from the coding sequence ATGCCGGACATCTACTACTTACCGGACGAACAACTGGTTCAGGTTGCTGAGACAGAAACCATTCTGGAATCATCACTCTGTGCGGGCATCCCTCACACCCATGTCTGCGGTGGCAGTGCTCGTTGCTCGACCTGCCGAGTTTGGGTTTTGGAGGGGCTCGAACACTGCGCCCCTCGCAATGATGCAGAAGAATCCCTCGCCAAACGGTTACAGTTTGACTCCCGCATTCGCTTAGCCTGTCAAACTCAGGTTTGTGGCGAAGGCAGAGTCACTGTACGCCGTTTAGCTCTCGATGTCGAAGATATTGAAATGATTGACCAGCAGGTCAACAGTAAGACAAAACTAACTTCCATCGGTGAAGAAAAACAACTCGCCGTTCTGTTCGCTGATCTGCGCGGATTCACTACCTTTTCTGAAGCCTTGCCCGCCTATGACGTGATTTACGTGCTGAATCGATACTTTAAGCGCATGGGACGAGTAATTGAGCGATACGGTGGCATCATCAATAACTACATGGGTGACGGGTTGATGGCGTTGTTTGGGGTGGATAGTAGCGATCGCGCCGCCGAAAGAGCCGTTATGGCAGGGGTCGAAATGCAAAAAGCCATGCAACGCCTCAACGCTTACCTTGATAGCCTCTATCATCGGCAGTTAAGAATCGGGATTGGCATTCATTACGGCAACGTTGTGATTGGTGCAGTTGGAGCTTCCCTCCAGAGCCAACGGATGACCGCGATCGGAGATGCGGTCAACTTTGCCAGTCGAATTGAAGCAGCTAACAAAACCTTGGGGACAACCCTATTGATTTCCGAGGAAACCTACGCCCAGGTTAAAGATCTGGTGTCGGTCAAACAGCAATGGCAGGTCGAGATTCCAGGTAAGAGCGGTGAATATACCTTATACGAAATCTCCGCGATCGCTGGACTGCTGCCTCCCCTCAATAGTTCTATCTTTATTCGTCAAAAACTCAAACCGCGATCGCCTTCTAGTCCCATTCAAACGTTTCTCTCTCGCCTTTGGAATTCTCTTAAAAGATTGATTGGTTTACATTAG